In Acanthochromis polyacanthus isolate Apoly-LR-REF ecotype Palm Island chromosome 9, KAUST_Apoly_ChrSc, whole genome shotgun sequence, the DNA window GTCCTCCCACAGGTAGAGATCTGTAACGAAGAGGATAACAACTGGAAATTACAAATAACGTTGCACACAACAGGTATGTAGATCTGTGATGAactaataaatgaatcagactGTAGGATCCTAATTAGAGCTTGgagttacatttatttttagcttcAAACAGAAATTACAGCAGCAATTGttgttctgacagaaacaatgtgaactagaaaagcactcggataGCGCATACCTCCACCatgccgtctgtctgtctgtccgtctgtgtgtgtgtttgtctgttaacagcataactcaaaaagtcatggacggattttcaccaaatttttacaggatgtccggaagagcaagagtaagaatcgattagattttggaggtgatccgaatcaccgtctggatccaggaattttttgaaggtcgaaggacaattgagagatggccgccaggccgtCAGGCCATCTCTCAAATGGACAGAGAttgttactcttgctcttccggacatcctgtcaaaatttggtgaaaatccgtccatgactttttgagttatgctgttaacagacaaacacacacacacacacacacggacggACAGatagacaaacaaactccggtgattacataacctcctggcagaggtaatgaatctgtttttaaaaacagaaacattaaacattaaacacacactttgtataaaacacacaaaaaaactgaagtagTGATTGCTGTGAAAACTAAAGAATCTGAGCTAACAAATGCTAAACAATTTGGAGGGTGAATCAAATTGCAAATATTCTGATCAATATTTTGGTTTGActaataatgtttttaaaagtcacGTTTCAAATCAATATTCATTATTCACTGTGTAATAGATTTACAGCATCTAATGTAACATTACCACAGAAACCACCATCCAATGTGTGACTGTCACACTAAGAGGACACATGAATCTGTAAAACTGTGAACTCAAAGTCTAAACTGGGGTCAGATGTGCtgcaaataattaataaatatgaTGAGACTGCTTTGGTCTGTTGAACCACATATTATAAAGCAATCAGTGAGCACAGACAGCCTCTTAAAACATCAGccccttcacaataaaactgaacaacCGTATCCATCTTATTTAGTAACTTTACCTCACATGTCCTGAATTGTAACCTTTGTGATTTGCTAagtgcattttttcattttgtaatttcCGATCAAAATTGGTTCATTGTTCATCCCTCATGATTTAACTAAATCATGCCATCATCACAGTGTAAAAGTCAGACTTCTGGGTGGATGTGTGGAATGCCCTGCTTAGAGAGTTGCTACCACAAAACAGAATCTGGATAAGATGAAGAGCATCAACAGATGGAAGTGCGTATTTAAGTAGCATCACATTAGTAACATTTTTCTTGTGTCCTTTTGTCCATCCAGAACTCCCGCTGCAACAGATCtgtaaggaggaggaggttccTGCTGAGCAGAATGTCTGTAACCAGGAGAGGAACTCCAGTGTGGACCAGGAGGATCCAGAGCCTCCACAGATGAAAGAGGAACACATGGAAATCTGCACCAATCTGGACCAGGAGAACCCAGAGCCTCCACAGCTCAAAGAGGAACAAGAGGAACTCGGCAACAGTGTGGACCAGGAGAACCCAGAGCCTCCACAGATGAAAGAGGAACAtgaggaactctgcaccagtctggaccaggaGAACCCAGAGCCTCCACAGATGAAAGAGGAACAtgaggaactctgcaccagtctggaccaggaGAACCCAGAGCCTCCACAGATGAAAGAGGAACATGAGGAACTCTGCAACAGTCTGGACCAGGAGAACCCAGAGCCTCCACAGATGAAAGAGGAACATGAGGAACTCTGCAACAGTCTGGACCAGGAGAACCCAGAGCCTCTACAGCTCAAAGAGGAACAAGAGGAACTCTGCAACAGTCTGGACAGACAGCAGTCTGGACAGACGGCAGCAGCAGATACGAGTCAGAAAGCAGATAGCTTTATGCTAGTTCAGTACAAGTCTAAATGTGAAGAATTGGCAAGAGAAAAATTCAGTATCTCTGAAGACACAATTGGCCCTTATGAAGAAGCGACTGATTGTCACCGCAGACCATTTAATATCACCAAGAATCTCCAAATAAAGTTACACAGAATAGGTATGTAAAACTGTGTTGCTGTGATGGAAGTAACTAATTAGTGTGATTCATGTAGGATCCTTATCAGCCTTATATGACAGTTATTTTGAAGACTGTCATAAATGGCATGAGTGCATCCCTTTCCTAAACATGTGATATTAAACCCACAGTGTGCATAGTCTCAGGGGAAACCGGCTTGAATTCTTACAAAGCAGTCATGTTTCTTTTAGGTTCACTGATATGTGGGAACAGGTGTACTTtggaagagtctttttttttcttgttggctTTTTTCATTCATAGTATTTATCTATCCTCCAGTACTTTTAAAATCAAATGTGTCTTAAAGTCTGTCCTAATGTGCTTGTCAGCAGATGCACCTGTAATGTTACCAATAGCTGAGCTGTTCATACTCTGATCAGAACTGGCTTCCCTTCCTGacttctgctgctttcagcATATTTAGATTTAGTATCAGAGATTTAAAGTgtcttgacattttttttatgaatatcTTTTTAACTCTGAGATTCTCTTTGCTTAAACTGACGTGATCAGCTGATGCTTTGAATAGAGGAGACATCTTATTCTATTGCAATAGTTGGAACTACAGTCCTCTCTGATTTTACAGCAGTGTTACAGAGTAGTGGTTGTTATGCCTTTTGAAATGATTATCGTTGAGTGcaatcagctgttttctgtcacagctgACAAGTGTAATTATCAGCACGGTCTAAAACTAGGAAGCTGCTGTCTGAATGGTTGTATAGTGAGCTTTGTGAAGAACAGTATCAACTCAGAAGTCACTCTGACTCTGGTGCACGCagatcatttttatcattttaacacTTTGCCAATAGTTCAGACTTGTATGTTTATGCTCAACATAGgtgtgactgatttttttttttctctcgtgTTTGTTTTTCCCTCCAGACCTTCAACAGCAACATATTTATGAGGAGCAGGAGGTTTTCACTGATCACCTACTCCGTAACCAAGAGAGGAACTTCTGCTTGGATCAGAAGGATCTAGAGTCTCGACAGATTAAAGAAGCACAGGAGAAACGCTACCTCAGCCGAGACCAGGACATTCCAAAACTTCCACAGATTAAAGAGCAACAAAAGGAACTCTACTGCAGTCAGGAGAGAGAGCAGCTTGATGCCTTTAAGGGGATTTCTGAAGAAAGTGATCACAGTGAACCAGAACCTCCAAAATGGTAAGAAcaaacttctttcttttttttctgggtATAAAGGTTACAACATGGTTGAGCCACAGTAAATgcctagggttagggttattcattattattattctatatTTGCTGTGGATATTCCATTTGCTTATattgctaaccctaaccctatatTAATATTGTGATTGCAGTGTTGCCAAGCCCATTCCCAACCGCCACTACCTCCTGTGCCCGGTCTGCAACAAGAGCCAGGACTGCCTCTCTGTGCATCTGGAACGGACCTGCATGAAGCAGACCAGCAAAGACGAAAGGGCTAAAGTTGTGGAAAAGGCCAAAGAAGAGGCTAGTGTGCTGCTGAGGTCTGGGCGCGTTTATACCTACCAGCTCCTCCAGGACATTTTGGGAGCCAAAGACCCCCTCAAGAGGTATGTGGCAAAAACAAttagattcagattcagattcagattcagataaactttatttatccccgagGGGCAATTAAGGTGCATATGAGCAGCAGGACGTTCCAAAAATAGACAGGGTTTTCACAGAAGAATAGgataaaaaagaatgaaatagaataaaatttaGAATATACAGTTTAGAATATTAGTTTAATCAATCATTTCTTCTTTCAATGAATGAACAGTGCTaactgtttcttgtttttaattttaaaggcTGATTGAGGAGCTGCAAAGGAGGAACAGCGTGGTCACCAATGTGCCATCCGCAGTTCCATCCACCGCCGCCCAGCTCCCTGATGTACAGGCCGGGCCTTCCACTGCCACGGGCCGGCCTGACTCCCCTGAGGAGTCGAGTGATGATACAAGCGAGAGCAGTGGGGAGACTTTTCAGTGGTAAGAGCTCATTCACCTCAACAAACTTCTGCTGTTCACATTTCTTTGCATATGTGTGAGAGAATTGGCGTGATCTTTATCTTAACTGTAGTGTGAATTTTTCTAATTGCAGCAATCGCAACCCGGAGTGGAAGATTAACAAGAGGGCGCGGATGGCTGATCTGGGGCTCTACCAGAAGCATTCCCTCGACCATCCTCTTTTAAAAGGATTTGCAACACACCTGCGAAAGGACCTCAGCATTGAAAATTTCAAGCAGGAGGTGAACAATTCCATCAAATGCTGAATGATACATTTGTTTCAGTATAGCCATGACTGCAAAGGCATTTGCTGTAAATGTGTAACATTTGCGTTTTGTTTCTCCTCAGGTTGACAACGTGGCACGCTTCctcttcttcatggatcctgcTGAACCCTCCCTCATGTTTGTGCGGGAACGGGAGAAGACACAGGAATACCTGCGGAAGCTTTCCGACGCCAAACTTGGCAATCGAACCCAGCTCAACTATTTGAAGAGCTTGAAGAGGTTTGTAacattcatttttctccatGTGAATCAGAATCCTTTTATTATCATTAAGCACACGCTGTCATACATACAAGCTGTTGTCACCTGCCACAGTGTTTGATATGAACAAGTTTAGGCTCTTTGGAAAGGTCAAACTCTGAGCTTTACACTGATGTGTAACACTGAAGGATTTGCACAAGCtagctgggaaaaaaaacagacttgcaAATACATTGAAATTCAGAGCCTGTCACAGAAACAGTTGCCCAGTTGTTGTTAAATGTGGGTAATAACTGATTgacttgtattttcattttgcttaCAAATGTCCAAtgtgtttttactttgttgAGCAGATTCCTGAACCACCGGATCACAAATACAGACATGTTTAGGACCGACACAGGTCTCCACAACGAGGCCAAGCAATACACGGACTTCATCGGTTCTTTGCAGAAACAACTGGCGAAGGGCATCAGCAAGGAAATCGTTGCAAAGCGGTACGTGCAATGTCTTTTGAAAAGTCTTTTCTTAACACGTGCACAATGCAAAAGCTTGCgcagtttgagtaattttattttgtactttCACAGTGACAGAATCATTCTTGGGGACATGACAACCACCCCACATGACTGCACAGCGGTGCTGAGGGCGGCCAAAAAAGACTTTTTGGCCATTCTCGGCAAGATCGACGATACCACACAATCCTATGACTGCCAGCTGGAGACCTCCGAGTGCCTCATTGTATTGTACTACCTCGAAGCGATTGTGGTACTCAAGCACCTGCAGAAGCCCGGGGTGGTGGAGCACATGACAGTGAGTGTtgtcctttgattttttttatttatgattttttcaTGTGAACCCAACAGTGAGAGCATCAATTAATGGAatggcatgtgtgtgttttacgcAGATTGAGGAGTGGAAAAACCGAAGCAAGCTGGATAAGGGTTTTGTTGCCATCTCTGTAAAAGAACACAAGACTGCCACACAGCAGGTGGCAGTCTTTGTTCTCTCCACAGAAGAGGAGGCTGtaagttgacttttttttttttcaagattacTCTCTCTGTAAAAATCCAGAAATCGAATCTGACGTCTGTACCTTTCTCTCCACACAGTGGTTCGACAAGTACTTTGAGTGTGTGAGGGACCAGCTGAAGACAACAAAGAGGTTCCGGGCGAGCCCAGAGGCTGAGAACGTAGAAGAAGACCCCCAGGAGCGGTTTTTCCTGTCGACATCTGGCAAACCAATTCACAACTGCTCCAATGATTTGGCCAGGCTGCACACAAAGTAAGTACATCTTTATGATGGGATAAGCTGCTACGTGTCATCTAAGTTAAATAACCTaagaggaggaggggtgagAGCTGTCATTTACAATTTACTCTTCACTCTCATTTTAGATACAACCTCACACCGGTGACGAGCCAAGTGGCGAGACGGATCTTTGAAACTGCCGCCAAGTGCATGCCTGATGTGGACAAAGCCATGATTGCCGACTACCTCACCCACAGCACAGCCACGGCGGAGAAACATTACCACATGAAACAAGGTGGCTACCTGATAAGGTCCCTTGAGCTCCTCGACGAGTTGAGAAGGTAAGCAGATcatttgttacaaaaacagtgTGCACACACAGTGGACTTCATTTAGCATATCAGTCTGGACACTGacctatttttctttttatttggcaGGCATGATGACAGTGAAGAAGGTCCATCCAGCCGGGCCCATCCAAAGTCCCGGAACCCAAGGATGGACTTTGAGAAAGAATGGAACAACTTCAGCAGAGAGCATCCAGTCACAGTGGATGGGA includes these proteins:
- the LOC127535329 gene encoding uncharacterized protein LOC127535329; translated protein: MNICSDEVTMGSVQNLRELINERLTAAAEEIFREFEKTIVQYEEEIDRQRRLLDNIWKPQITQHTAVLPQVEICNEEDNNWKLQITLHTTELPLQQICKEEEVPAEQNVCNQERNSSVDQEDPEPPQMKEEHMEICTNLDQENPEPPQLKEEQEELGNSVDQENPEPPQMKEEHEELCTSLDQENPEPPQMKEEHEELCTSLDQENPEPPQMKEEHEELCNSLDQENPEPPQMKEEHEELCNSLDQENPEPLQLKEEQEELCNSLDRQQSGQTAAADTSQKADSFMLVQYKSKCEELAREKFSISEDTIGPYEEATDCHRRPFNITKNLQIKLHRIDLQQQHIYEEQEVFTDHLLRNQERNFCLDQKDLESRQIKEAQEKRYLSRDQDIPKLPQIKEQQKELYCSQEREQLDAFKGISEESDHSEPEPPKCVAKPIPNRHYLLCPVCNKSQDCLSVHLERTCMKQTSKDERAKVVEKAKEEASVLLRSGRVYTYQLLQDILGAKDPLKRLIEELQRRNSVVTNVPSAVPSTAAQLPDVQAGPSTATGRPDSPEESSDDTSESSGETFQCNRNPEWKINKRARMADLGLYQKHSLDHPLLKGFATHLRKDLSIENFKQEVDNVARFLFFMDPAEPSLMFVREREKTQEYLRKLSDAKLGNRTQLNYLKSLKRFLNHRITNTDMFRTDTGLHNEAKQYTDFIGSLQKQLAKGISKEIVAKRDRIILGDMTTTPHDCTAVLRAAKKDFLAILGKIDDTTQSYDCQLETSECLIVLYYLEAIVVLKHLQKPGVVEHMTIEEWKNRSKLDKGFVAISVKEHKTATQQVAVFVLSTEEEAWFDKYFECVRDQLKTTKRFRASPEAENVEEDPQERFFLSTSGKPIHNCSNDLARLHTKYNLTPVTSQVARRIFETAAKCMPDVDKAMIADYLTHSTATAEKHYHMKQGGYLIRSLELLDELRRHDDSEEGPSSRAHPKSRNPRMDFEKEWNNFSREHPVTVDGKVPSLVHRAAVSQDSQRKLYERWLKKQMKLRIQHAAAQFPRRLPTESRVAGWISKQGWKRNIPSASKILEAWQPTGDFQDIPTSAAIRKLVSSQRWKGLVISHIEGKGRAVLTTRSFKAGEVLCDYHGEVVTSDQTHAATSLKETDFMFFYKNGAGEKFCIDAHLDKCPCHPDRETFGRLINHSRKRPNIRPRLFSLKFESGERDVLLFMAIRDIKAGEELLFNYGVNRKNYCGEGLDLEWND